TGGATCAACATTTACTGTAGACCAACCGCTTCAGATGTTTTGAATATTGTAAAAAGTTATGTTGTTGGTTCTGTTGGTGAATTGACAGATTATGGAGGAAGGATTTTAATTAGTGCCTCTGCAACTCAAGTTCAAACCCCTTCTATAAAGGGAATCCGACCTTGTAGGTCTACTGTTGTACCTCCAATTCAACAGAGAAGAATTTGGATAGATTTGTACGAAATTGTTGCACTATCTGATACTCCAAATATTATCCAAGTTGTAATATCTCATGGTCCGTATTTAGTGAAGACCGGCAAATTAGTTTTCAATCAGCATGGATCTTACAAGATTAATGATAAGAATGGACGATTGGAACCCCTAGAACCTGTAGTTTCAAGTTAGTTTATGGTTAACATGCTCTCCAGTTATCTCATTATTACAACATACAAAAATTGTTTAGGTAACGACGACAGTGACATGTGGGACATTTTTGTCTACGTATACGATGTTTCTGACTGGGCCAGTAACAACAGTGAACGTATAGCTTGGAAGAGGATTCCATATGAACGTGTAAAGACTCTTGATGGGAAACCAATGTGGGTTTTACTATCCTCTTGCACGGATCATAAACTGGATACCTTTAACATGCTAATATCTTTTGATGTTGCTGCAAACATCAATACAGCTGTCAGGAAGGAGCGACTAGAGTATTCTCTTACAAAGTATATTTTTCGTACCATGTTATACGAGGCTCTTCATTTACCATGCACGGACTTTGATAATTTTCTAAACTGTTCTGTAGAGGTAAGAGTACTTTAAATTTTATGGAATGCCTACAGATTGAGCTTGGAGGATACACTgtaaaatccaaaattgtcAGAGGGACAATCCATCCCTCGTTTTATGAAGCAAAAGAAATGCAAGTATTGCTGCCTACAAATTTAGTATTGGCACCATGTATAATAATAAATGTTTTTTCTGAGTCAAATTCAATCTTTGGCTCCAAGGAACTTTTGTGCACTGGACAATATAGTCTAACAAAAGTGCCAGAGGAGTGGAAAGAAGCTCCtaaatggataaaattaAAGTCAACAAACAATCCGCTACACACTCCGCGGATATTACTAGCATTTGAACTAATTTTACACGAAAAGTACAGGGCAGACCCTGGGAAATATCCCTTCTTTGATGACATTGTTCCTAGTACGGTACCTTCTCTAATTTCACTACTTTTGATTGGCATAAGAACATTTAAACCGCTGAATAATCCCAGAGTTTCTATTAGATGTGGAACATCTACGAAGTTGTCCAATAGGCCATTTGAAAGTAAACCAGTAACTGGATGCTATGGGAACTGGAACTATCTCTCAATTCATGAAATTATTGCGAATCTCCCAAAACGTATGCAACACCATTGCTACTTGGAGTTTTCCATAATGGGTGATACTATTTCTGGGAGTAACACATGTTTTGGAATCACATACGTTGCACTCAACTCCTTTTTGCCATGGCTCACATCTGATGAGAGAAATACCTCCTGGAAGgtatttaaaatgcaaGTTTTAGAGGACTTTCTTGCCACAGGTGAACATGCAGAGAAACCAGAATTTCAGGATAAAAAGGTCATGAGTGACATCGCCGCAATGAATACAAAAGTTTTGGACAAGATAGATTTTGTATCGGTCCAGAGGGCAGGAGAAGCCGCACTTCCTGTAgattctgatgaagaagatgcaTTTGAAATTCATATTCCAGAAGAAGACGCTGTTGTGGCAGAGAGAGACGAGTTGCCGTATGAAATGGAGTGCGATTTCGCTTCTGAGGACCTACCATATATGAAAGCACCAATCGTTCGATGTACCAGTGCTGGAGTCCCAGAAATTGTGGGAACTTTAAAATTCATTTGTACAGTTCACGAAGGTGTAAACGATGATATAAAGAGAgatttaaatataaaaatgaaggaaCATAGGAACAAACTGATTGAACTCTACAAAAAGTCAAAGGAACTTGTAGTAAGAGTTTATGCATTGCAAGCAAAGGGCCTCTTTACGGCTTCCGGATCTGCAGATATTAGCACATACTTGTGGCTGAGAAATGTGGATGATGAGAATCACAATCCTGGTTATTACCACAACAGTCTCAGGGATAAAGAGGGATCTAGAGTTGGACTAAAGCCAACCTACAACAGGTGCTACAACATGGGCTGTGCACTTCCAGAGAATGCAATACTGAAACTTAGTGTAGTTAGCATGGGTGCCCTTGCAGACGAAATTATTGGCACAACTTTTGTTGACTGTGAAGACAGGTTTTTCATTGACAATTTACAGAAACTTATGGAAAATGACGCTACTCCTATTGAGTTGCGTACGCTAAAGAGTGAAAATAGTACTATATCGCATGGAACACTAAAATGTTGGATTGAATTGATGGACATTCAAACGGCAAAAACGAGACCTGCAAAGAGTTTGGAGACTCTTGAACCTGGAAATTACGAGATTCGTATAGTAATTTGGGGTGCAAACCTATTTAGCATGAATGAACGATCGACTGTATCTCTATGCGTTTGTGGAGTCTACCAAGCAGAGCACCAAGAAATTCGCAAATCCACAGATATTCATCATCACAGTAAAGATGGGAGTGCGGTGTTCAATTGGCGCCTAAAGTATGATGTTGCTCTTCCGACTGAATATTCGACTATTAAGCTACAACTATGTAGTTCCGGCTTGCTCTCCAGCAATGAACTAATTGGGGAAGCAATTATAGATTTGGCACAAGACTTTCAGATTGTTCGTAGAAAAAAGAATCCTCACACTATAGCACGATCTGTAGTTAGTGTTTATCACGTTTCACACGGAAACCAACAGAGGGGAAGCATTGACATGCAGATATCCATCATATCTGCATCTCAAACCAAAGAGTACCCGGCTGGAGAGGGGAGAAGTGAACCAAACATGAATCCGTTTTTGCCTCCGGTGCTGGAGAATAGGACATATGTAGACTGGGATCAGGTAAAACAGACGTTGGACAGTGCGGGGGGAGCAATTTTGTCTGGACTAAAGATTACGGGTTTGTTTATTGCCTTTGCGGCATTCTTCGCCTTGTTTTTGTTGATAATGATAATTATAAAGTAAAAATTAGCCGGCTGTGCGCCTCTTTTCTATTTTTTTGTTGTTTACGAGTGCCGGTTTTAGTTCCACAGAATCTCCGCTTAGCCTAGTGTACATTCCAGATTTGATTGATGACTGTGTGTCGTAGAGTGTGGGTTTCCTCTTGCAAACCTTTCCTAGTAACTTGAGTAGTTCGTCAATGATAATTACGGGTAGTGACCATAGTACGACCGCTAACCAATCGTACTTGTCCAATGGCGTTACATTGAATACTTGCGCAAGAAACGGTGTGTAAAGAATGATACAGTGAATTGAAATTGAGAAAATAGTGGCGATAATAAGATAGGGATTAGCCCATGGAGGCATGACAAATAGCGAACAATCCTCTGAGAGAGCATTGAAGGCGTTGAGCATTTCAATAACGACAAGGGTTGTTAGGGAAAGGGTTGATGGTTTTACCTTTCCTGTTGTAAAGTATGAGCACTTGTAATCATCAATATTAAATAACCTGCTGGCACCCTCCTTGTTGCACTCTGACCAGTGCATGAGCTCATTGAGCGTTACAAGGGGATTTCCATCACTGGGACTAATTCCCCAAACGTACCACTGGATGAAAATTCCAGTTGTAGCAAAACCAACATAAGTTCCAACCACTAGATATCTGAAAAGTGTCCACAAATCAATCAATCTATCATTTTTACTCCTTGGTCCCTTTTTCATAATGTTCAGGTCTGGAGGATTAAAACCTAGAGCAGTTGCTGGAGGACCGTCTGTAACCAAGTTGACCCAAAGAAGTTGGACAGGAAGCATTCCCTCTGGGATGCCTAGGGCAGCAGTTAAAAATATTGAGACGACTTCTCCAATATTGCTAGATATGAGGTATCGTATAAATGCCTTCATGTTGCTATAAATGCAACGACCCTCTTCTATAGCTGCTACAATGGTTTGGAAGTTGTCATCAGCTAAAATCATATCTGATGCCTCCTTCGCAACCTCTGTACCAGTAATTCCCATGGAAATACCAATATCAGCCATTTTAAGTGCAGGTGCATCATTAACACCATCACCGGTCATGGCAACAGTCTCTCCTAATTCCTTAAGTATGCTCACAATATTCTGCTTATGCTTTGGTTCTGTCCTGGAGAATACGAGGGATTCTACAGAGAGTACCAATTTTTGATCCTCTGGCGCCAAATCTTCAAATTCCTTTCCAGTATATGAAAAGTAGTTGACGccttcttttccatcatccCTAATTATTCCAACCTGACGAGAAATGGCTTCTGCGGTAATCTTGTTGTCTCCAGTAATCATGATTACGCGTATTCCCGCGTCTAGACACTTTGTGATTGATGCACGAACCTCTGGTCTCGGAGGATCCATAATTCCTACAAGACCAATTAATACAAGATCCTTTTCAATTTCCTTAAAGAATTTGGGAGTGCCCTCTGAGACATCCTTACCACTCCTTTCCTTGTACAGGTCTAGACTAGCCTGAGCATCAGTCCTGTAAGCAAATGCAAGCGTACGTAGAGCCTGGCTAGCGATTGAGTCTAGTTGTCTTTGCACAAGTGCACGTATTTTAGGGGTTAGCGGAACGACGGTGCCATCTGGACGCAAGTATGATGTAGCGCGCTCCAAAATACTTTCTGGAGCTCCCTTTGAAAATAGAGTGACCTTTCCAGAGCAGCTAGTCAACACACTCATCATTTTTCTGTGCCTACAAAATTCCAGTGTTGCCTCCTTTTTAATCCTTTTCCTATATGCCTCTGGAAGACATGATGACTTGAATGCAAAACGACCAAGCTCATCGATATGTGTAGTATCGTTATCCTCCAAACACTTTCCAAGTTTATCCACAAGCTCCAAAATTGCAGTTTCAGTAGGTTCACCCTCAATGGCTAcctttccattctccacaGTGACAACCGCATCAGAACAAAGTGATGCGCATTGACAAAATACATTTGTAGGAACATCAATGGGAGAATCAAATGACTGAGCAATAGAAAGTGGTGTGGATGCATCCACTGGATCAGTAGGAGCCAACGTTACCCTGATATCATGTCCAACCGCTGGGACGTGAATGTACTTtaattcatcattttcattaaaGAGGGTCAAGAGTAGACTTGTCATCTTGTTAGTGGTTAGCGTACCAGTTTTGTCGGAACAAATGACAGTTGTACATCCCAATGTTTCCACAGAGGGTAATTTTCTGACAATTGCATTTCTCTTTGCCATCTTGCGAGTTCCTAATGCCAAACATGTTGTAATTACAGCGGGCAATCCTTCGGGAATTGCCGCAACGGCAAGTGCAATTGCAATCTTGAAATAGTAGATACACCCGCGTAATCTTGAGCCGTGGATGGGATCCgcaaagtttttaaagttGATTACCCAGACAATCACACAAATTGCGCTAATAGCCTTTGACAAGGTTGCACCAAAGTCGTGGAGCATTTTTTGCAGGGGAGTCGTGGATTCTGACTGACTAGCCTCCATAACTGCGTACTGCACAGCTCCAATTTCTGTGGACATGCCCGTTGCAACCACGATACCAACAGCGTTTCCACACGTGATAGTTGTGGATGAAAAGAGAATGTTCTTTTTGCTTTGAATCTCACAGGATTCCATTGACTTTGGTAGTGCGTTGGACGTCTTGAAAACGATGGAGGATTCTCCAGTAAGCTGAGACTGTTCAGCCGCCAATGACGTGGAAAAAATCTTTGCGACTCTTACATCCGCTGGTATTTTATCGCCATTTTTGATCCTTACAACATCACCTACAACCAGTTCCTCTGTTCCCATTGTGATCCACTTTCCATTTCGTAGACAACTGGCCAATTCCGGCTGCAACTGTTTTAGGGCGTCCAATGCTCGTTCTGCATTCGCCTCTTGCCATACTCCAACTATGGCATTGAGCACCAGTATTACAAGTATGACCATGGGCTCTATATAGTCTGATATGTTCCTTTCGCTCTTGATGTCCAGAAACGTGAGTATGAAGCTGATGATTGCTGCGAGTAGCAGAATCCTGACCAGTAGATCATCGAATTGGGAGATTAGGAGTTGAAACAGTGACGCCTTTTTGGTCTTGGCGAATGTGTGAGCTCCAAATAACTTCCTGTGCTGAGTCACCTGTTTATCGTTCAGCCCTTTGTCCAGAGTGACGTTATAATGCTTCAAGATCTCTGGTACCTCCACAACGTGTGGATTTTCCAGCAATACAGGTCCATCTGTGGTATCTGTCATCTTTAAACAAAGATTTCCATACACACCCTCGACTGGCCTATATCGGCGGTTTTCCTAAATTTATGCAACTCCTCCTTGACCTTTCCTATAAGCTAACGCATCATTAACACCAAACGATGGCCAGTCACTCGTCAACTCGTTGGTTGCCTATAAATTTAACCTGCTGCCGATAGGTGGACCCACATGGGCAGCAGTGTGACGAAAAGACGCACAACCAGTGAAATCAGTCCTTTTACGAGGCAAATATCGTGACTTTGATGGATGATGGCTTGTCCTGAACAATGCCGTGGCAGTAGCCGAGCTCCGGTGGACCTTTGGCGCTCCTCCGGCGGTTTGGTCCATCTCCCTCTGAACTTGTCGTCCCTGTCTATAGTCCCTGAAATCCATAGATGGCAGTACCTTGAGAGCTATGAATGATCCAGGTGGTCGAAATTGGGGCCGTAAAGTCGAGTTTGTTGGCCACGAATTCTCCAGTTTATATCCTGAGCCTACGCTCGTATTCACCGCTATAAATCGACCAATCCGTGTCTAGCGTCTTTCTAGTCCAGTAAATGTACATTGGGAATGTTTAACCCTAAAATGGTTTCGtattaatgcagtttgACCAGGGATGGAGGAGTCTACGATAAAGGAAGGTCTAGTGACCGTAAGAGGCAAAGACAGCAATGACAAGACGCTGTTTTACAACCCTCCTCAGGTTCTGAACCGCGACTTGTCCCTCATCGTCCTCAAGACCTTCATAGAGCAAGAGAAGGAACAGCATGGTGAGCTTTTCTTTCATCTCATCCGTTTTACACGCGATATACTCACTTTGTTCCACGCATATATGCCTAGAGATCATAACATGAAACTACAGATGAGAGAAACGGGGAATTTGTCGGCGTAAATGTCCTGGAGATGCTCGCGGCTACAGGTTTGGCGATGTCTAGAGGCGTTTATAGCACATTTTTAGGTATAAGGGGACTGAGATATAAGAAGGAGCTTGGAGACCTCGTGAGATTTGTGGTTTTTAATGACCTGGACAGGAATTCAGCCGAGAGCATCAAAGTGAATGCAGAGATGAACGGAGTCACTACTGATCAGTTTCGAGTAATTTGCGCTGATGCCAACTTGCTCGCAAATGTTTTAACGCCTCAGTGTGATGTGATGAGGATAATGCTCATGCCAGGAGGCATCATGAAGATTCCATGTGGCTTCAATCCCTCCAGACAGTTTACTCTAATTGACCAGtttaatgaaaaggttgatgGATTTTTAAACTTACTCGCTCTCTCTCCACTTGAGAGTGAATATGAATACAGAAACGTTATTGATGCCATTGACGTGGATCCCTATTCCAGCGCCAGTGGGTTCTTGGACTCCACACTAAAGTGTGTAAAGAGCGGTGGTATTGTGCTCATAACATCTACCGACATGCCAACTTTGTGCGGTAATAACCCACTGGTATCATTTTACAAGTACGGAGGGTCCAGTATCAAGGCTTCCTTCTGCCATGAGTTATCACTGAGGATTTTGCTCAACTCGATCGCCACAACCGCCTCAAAATACCAGAGGGTAATAGAGCCTCTGATATCTTGCAGTATAGATTTTTACGTCCGCGTATTTGTAAAGGTAACTTATAATCCCGAAATGTGTAAAAGGGTGGCTTCAAATTCTGGCCTTTTGCTCTTGTGTTCGCAGTGCGATTCGTTTGAAATTATGAAGCTTGGGGAATACGAACAGGGCACTAAGCAGAAGCCTGCCTCTGTTCCCTCGAATTTTTCCGGAAAGTGCAGAGAATGCGGAGGAAGGATAAAGATTGGAGGTCCGCTGTACACTGGGAAATTGCACAATTTTGACTTTGTAACAAGATGTCTTAAAGAGGCTAAGGAGGCCAAGGAAAATCTCCCTGGCGTTTCCATGCATGCAAAGATTGTGGGCTTACTCACTTCCATATCAGAGGTACGTTTATTTTGTAACTTGCAAGAAAATACAGGAACTGGAGGACGTACCTCTATTCTACTCCATACCGGACCTTTGCCAAAGATGGAATTTATCAACAATTAGTCCTTCCATTTTCAAGTGAGTTTGAATAACAAGTATACATTTACACAGGGGGGCTCTGGAGAATCTCGGATACAAATCATCGCATTTCCACAGGAAACCGCAGTCGCTCAAGACTGATGCACCAAACAAAGTCGTCATGGACATTATTAGAACACACGCCCAAATGTCAGACAAGGTTTCCGATCATCCATTTTTCAAAACCAAGATCGAAACCGAGGGCATTGATTTAACAATTTCCAGGAAGGAAAAGAGAAGTAGCGTGCCCAGATGGATTCCTAATCCGACAAGTCACTGGGGACCAAAGAAGATGCACAAGAGTGTGGCCTCCTCACTTGTCTATGACGAGGGTACTGAGAATGCAAGCTAGTGTGCTAATTTACATCACATTGTAGTTTATCatgaaaatgtagtaaCTTGAAATTTTACACCTTTTCATCGAAAAGTGTATTACCAGTACCTACACATGTTTGAGTGGAATAAAAACAACAAACCAGTGAATGGTATCCAAATGTTCTTTTTTGATAGCATGAGATTGTTGTAGTACCAACTTGGCATTGGTTCTACAGCCGTGTACGATGGAGATTTCCATACTACAAAGTTTGTCTAAATGCCTAATTTCAAACCTCTATTGAGAATGTTGAATACGATGCATGAAGAGGCTAAATCAATGATATTTAGTATGAGTTCTACTCTCTTTGCTATGTGATATAACCAGATTTTCTGCACACTTTGTATCCACATTAGTCAACTTACTGGATGTCTGAACAGTTCCACAAGTATCAAGAGCAATAATGTGCAGAATAGAGTGATACCTAAGCACTGTACATGGTAGACGGAAAACGTACTGTAAGTCATTAGAGATATGATGAAGGTCACCGATGGGTTAATTATAAAGTAAATCGTAGTGAAACCTATATGTTTGTGTAATGAGTGGTATGGATAGATATGCATAGTCTTTAGATTTGGGTTGTACCGAACAAGTCTGCATGagtcctagcattccagtatacaaacaagagaatagtctagaggggagagtctctactACCTGccaagggtagggagaacatactgcattaaatcCATAGGGAGTAGTCATGGGAATCAGGAGTACCTCTGGGAGGTCTTTACATCACACTAGGCGTACCACAG
This region of Theileria equi strain WA chromosome 1, complete sequence genomic DNA includes:
- a CDS encoding p-type ATPase family member protein (encoded by transcript BEWA_022830A), producing the protein MTDTTDGPVLLENPHVVEVPEILKHYNVTLDKGLNDKQVTQHRKLFGAHTFAKTKKASLFQLLISQFDDLLVRILLLAAIISFILTFLDIKSERNISDYIEPMVILVILVLNAIVGVWQEANAERALDALKQLQPELASCLRNGKWITMGTEELVVGDVVRIKNGDKIPADVRVAKIFSTSLAAEQSQLTGESSIVFKTSNALPKSMESCEIQSKKNILFSSTTITCGNAVGIVVATGMSTEIGAVQYAVMEASQSESTTPLQKMLHDFGATLSKAISAICVIVWVINFKNFADPIHGSRLRGCIYYFKIAIALAVAAIPEGLPAVITTCLALGTRKMAKRNAIVRKLPSVETLGCTTVICSDKTGTLTTNKMTSLLLTLFNENDELKYIHVPAVGHDIRVTLAPTDPVDASTPLSIAQSFDSPIDVPTNVFCQCASLCSDAVVTVENGKVAIEGEPTETAILELVDKLGKCLEDNDTTHIDELGRFAFKSSCLPEAYRKRIKKEATLEFCRHRKMMSVLTSCSGKVTLFSKGAPESILERATSYLRPDGTVVPLTPKIRALVQRQLDSIASQALRTLAFAYRTDAQASLDLYKERSGKDVSEGTPKFFKEIEKDLVLIGLVGIMDPPRPEVRASITKCLDAGIRVIMITGDNKITAEAISRQVGIIRDDGKEGVNYFSYTGKEFEDLAPEDQKLVLSVESLVFSRTEPKHKQNIVSILKELGETVAMTGDGVNDAPALKMADIGISMGITGTEVAKEASDMILADDNFQTIVAAIEEGRCIYSNMKAFIRYLISSNIGEVVSIFLTAALGIPEGMLPVQLLWVNLVTDGPPATALGFNPPDLNIMKKGPRSKNDRLIDLWTLFRYLVVGTYVGFATTGIFIQWYVWGISPSDGNPLVTLNELMHWSECNKEGASRLFNIDDYKCSYFTTGKVKPSTLSLTTLVVIEMLNAFNALSEDCSLFVMPPWANPYLIIATIFSISIHCIILYTPFLAQVFNVTPLDKYDWLAVVLWSLPVIIIDELLKLLGKVCKRKPTLYDTQSSIKSGMYTRLSGDSVELKPALVNNKKIEKRRTAG
- a CDS encoding hypothetical protein (encoded by transcript BEWA_022820A) gives rise to the protein MLTSIGVFGPGDNVPLFKENDGPSGQALAADGSSSLKKQFNTPELRVKYYMLYFNIVCGRDFIAHASMLSSSIAPYVKICHFGMEEQTRIIKDTPDPEWQTTIYVPCMSPSFDELVTIEIWNGETGGILLHVESIDLLHLFNNEYAPRWINIYCRPTASDVLNIVKSYVVGSVGELTDYGGRILISASATQVQTPSIKGIRPCRSTVVPPIQQRRIWIDLYEIVALSDTPNIIQVVISHGPYLVKTGKLVFNQHGSYKINDKNGRLEPLEPVVSSNDDSDMWDIFVYVYDVSDWASNNSERIAWKRIPYERVKTLDGKPMWVLLSSCTDHKLDTFNMLISFDVAANINTAVRKERLEYSLTKYIFRTMLYEALHLPCTDFDNFLNCSVEIELGGYTVKSKIVRGTIHPSFYEAKEMQVLLPTNLVLAPCIIINVFSESNSIFGSKELLCTGQYSLTKVPEEWKEAPKWIKLKSTNNPLHTPRILLAFELILHEKYRADPGKYPFFDDIVPSTVPSLISLLLIGIRTFKPLNNPRVSIRCGTSTKLSNRPFESKPVTGCYGNWNYLSIHEIIANLPKRMQHHCYLEFSIMGDTISGSNTCFGITYVALNSFLPWLTSDERNTSWKVFKMQVLEDFLATGEHAEKPEFQDKKVMSDIAAMNTKVLDKIDFVSVQRAGEAALPVDSDEEDAFEIHIPEEDAVVAERDELPYEMECDFASEDLPYMKAPIVRCTSAGVPEIVGTLKFICTVHEGVNDDIKRDLNIKMKEHRNKLIELYKKSKELVVRVYALQAKGLFTASGSADISTYLWLRNVDDENHNPGYYHNSLRDKEGSRVGLKPTYNRCYNMGCALPENAILKLSVVSMGALADEIIGTTFVDCEDRFFIDNLQKLMENDATPIELRTLKSENSTISHGTLKCWIELMDIQTAKTRPAKSLETLEPGNYEIRIVIWGANLFSMNERSTVSLCVCGVYQAEHQEIRKSTDIHHHSKDGSAVFNWRLKYDVALPTEYSTIKLQLCSSGLLSSNELIGEAIIDLAQDFQIVRRKKNPHTIARSVVSVYHVSHGNQQRGSIDMQISIISASQTKEYPAGEGRSEPNMNPFLPPVLENRTYVDWDQVKQTLDSAGGAILSGLKITGLFIAFAAFFALFLLIMIIIK
- a CDS encoding N2,N2-dimethylguanosine tRNA methyltransferase, putative (encoded by transcript BEWA_022840A), translating into MEESTIKEGLVTVRGKDSNDKTLFYNPPQVLNRDLSLIVLKTFIEQEKEQHDERNGEFVGVNVLEMLAATGIRGLRYKKELGDLVRFVVFNDLDRNSAESIKVNAEMNGVTTDQFRVICADANLLANVLTPQCDVMRIMLMPGGIMKIPCGFNPSRQFTLIDQFNEKVDGFLNLLALSPLESEYEYRNVIDAIDVDPYSSASGFLDSTLKCVKSGGIVLITSTDMPTLCGNNPLVSFYKYGGSSIKASFCHELSLRILLNSIATTASKYQRVIEPLISCSIDFYVRVFVKVTYNPEMCKRVASNSGLLLLCSQCDSFEIMKLGEYEQGTKQKPASVPSNFSGKCRECGGRIKIGGPLYTGKLHNFDFVTRCLKEAKEAKENLPGVSMHAKIVGLLTSISEELEDVPLFYSIPDLCQRWNLSTISPSIFKGALENLGYKSSHFHRKPQSLKTDAPNKVVMDIIRTHAQMSDKVSDHPFFKTKIETEGIDLTISRKEKRSSVPRWIPNPTSHWGPKKMHKSVASSLVYDEGTENAS